DNA from Rosa rugosa chromosome 6, drRosRugo1.1, whole genome shotgun sequence:
CTCTCATCCATACATATTACATAGAGAGAAGTTCTTAATTGGGTTGACCAAGTTGCATTTTCACAATCCACACAAAAAATAAGAAATGAAACAAGACCATAACTTTTTTTGTTGTTCGACTAGGAACAAGACCATAACTTTGTTTAATTCAACAATAGATAATGATGTGCTTTAAATACAATAATAAGCCGGTCTCTTGAAGACACATCCAAAATTATGACTAATTCTCTCTAATTTGCATCTTTGTAAGTTTCAAACAATGCAAACATGATACAAAAATGTATTAATACTTGTACATTGCAATATTCAATGATAAATACTCAGTTCTGTTTTTAAACTCATTCATTGGTTGTACAATGCGACTATGTCAAGAAAAGTATTTTTTATATTTCGTGTGTCACTTTTATCTATTTGACTTTTGAAAAATATATTTGTGcagacataatttatttcaatcTTAAAATGAGACACCAATTGAAAACTTTATTGACAATAAACATTGTAATTTAAGTAAAATGTTGAAATTAATTATTATGTAGCTGAGAAACACAACTATTTTCTTTAACCAGAATAAAGAGATACTATATAATTGATATTATTATAACTCAGAGCATATAGGAGCCAAAGTTTGACAATCCCATaaaatttatcattcaaaagaccaaaaatgaaattatcaaaaataaatatgatTTATATTTTGAACTAAAATAATACCATAATTTATAGTGAAGCATGAAAAAGCAAATAGTAGATTATTAGCAAAGCATCCACCGACTGTGGACTATAGACTGTAGTCCGCACTCCGCAGTCTTGTCCGTAACAGATAGCTTTTAGCTGGAGTTGGGAAAAATTGCATAAGCGATGATCACCGACGAGGACAAATAAGGGTCTGCCACGTGCAACCCAATAATGCAAGGCAGTATCTTTGAAAATCCAtgaaataataattaaaaattgaaaaaggaaaatcaaaagTGGGAAAAACGGAAGAGAATGACGGAAATGCCAGTCTTAAGTCTTAACAATTTACTAACGTGTTTGACCGTTGAACAATGGCCATACCACTTGGCAAAATAggcaaatacttaggtgggggtttccccaccacgtggccgtAAGGCCACCCAATCAGAACTGCCGAAATTTTTCATCTCTGCCGAAAATGCCCCTGCTTCCtaaagtgaaatacccaaaacaccccccctTCTGGGGGGTGATTGGCCCTCCCCACCATGTGTCCCTacgggtgccccacgcaagatcTTCTCGGCAAAATAACCGCCACCCACTCACCGTCGCATAAAAACTCTTTTCTTTATCCTTTCTTTTGTTAGTAAAACTGTTAAAATTTATACTATGCTTTAGAGTAAGTATATGATATTCTGAGTTTTTGAACCGtgttacaaaatcaataaaagaAAAGTGGACTTAAGAGTTGGTTGGACTTTAACAATTAAATGCTTCGAATCATCATATTATTTTTAATTACCGTATTTCATTAGGCAAACTCATTTTTAGGAGTGTAACGAACTTTCACATTATAGAAGGTCTTGGGTAGAAGAAGTATACATGAGAGTTATGTTGCTTATACCAGCAAGTGATAATATCCACCTGCATTTGAATAATGAAATTTTGTATTATAATCTAAAGTTAGCTAGTTTTTCACTCGTTACAGATTTGCAAATATGAGTGACCATGTTGCCAAGATCACCTAATAAGCGTTATTACCTATATTAGTAATTGACAAAAAGAAGTTGAGTTTGACTCATACTTAATCGTTCGCCAATTTATCTAGAAAATTATCATACTTAATCGTTCGACAATTTATCTAGAAAATTATCAAACGGTTAAATATGAGTCAAACTCATATTAAGTAAAACCCCTATAAGTACGGTTGTAGAAAATTATCGAACGGTTAAGTATGAGTCAAACTCATATTAAGTAAAATTCATATTAAACGGCTCTATATACTTATATATAACCTAATAAGGTAAAACCGTAAATCACCATGCAATGGATCTTTCCCCTATATACCCGTTAAAGGGGAGAATTTTTCTTGCACACCCACTACGACCTAGCTTCTTGTGCAAGACCCAAACTTAGTCAATAACAAGTAAttacccaattttttttttttttccaaaaaacaaaaactcagaCAGTCACAAGTCAATTCTCAAATATGACCACGTCGCTCTCCGGCACCTCTCCactaccatatatatatatcacccaAGACCCGCCCTTGGATCAAAAGCAACACAAACGAACCGAGAGAGTTTTTCCGAAGCGAAAAAAAATTCACCGGAAAATAGAAAACACAAACGAAATGCCTTGCGCTTTAGCGGTACCAAACTCTCCGATCTTCTCACCGTCGAAAATTCCGTCCATTTTCTGCCGGTCATCTCCTTCTTCATGTTCTTCTCCTAGAGTACTTCTCCATGGTCCACCTCCAACGCCGTCGTCACGGTCCAACAACCCACTTTCGTCGCCGAAGGCTTTCCCGGCAAGGTTTCAGAGTCAGAGGCATGTGATTAGTAACTGCAAGAAGGAGCCGTCGGGTTTGGGCTCGGGTCCGGCTTTGGCtttgaagaggaagaggccgaTGAGGATTGATATTCCGGCTGCGCCGGTGAGTTTCGGCGTTGACTCGCCGAAGGTTGAGGAGAGAGTGGAGGCGGTGGAGGTTGACGAAGATGGATACTCGGTTTACTGTAAGAGAGGGAAACGAGGTCTCATGGAGGATCGGTACTCCGCCGTGGTTGATCTTCATGATAATACCAGACAGGTAAATTTCATAAATTCCTGTTTATTTTTGggtaaattatatatattttgattgttgctgagaaaattatgaaacttGAAATGAATTAAAAGGTAACAACTGAAGTTGAGAATTAGAGGGTTTAATTCtgagaaatatatataaagaTGGAACTATGTTTTGAGGTTATTTTGGTGGGGGAAGTTGTGCTGATTATATGTTATGTGATCACAGGCGTTCTTTGGTGTGTTTGATGGGCATGGAGGTTCAAAGGCAGCTGAATTTGCAGCAAAGAACTTGGATAAGAACATCGTGGGTCGTTTGGCGAGCGGAGGAGAAGAGAAGGTCATGGAAGCAGTGAAAGATGGTTATTTGGAGACTGATGTTGAGTTTTTGAAGGAGGATGTTAGTGGTGGTGCTTGCTGTGTGACTGCGTTGGTACAGAAAGGTAATCTGGTGGTGTCGAATGCTGGTGATTGCCGCGCTGTTATGAGCCGAGGAGGGGTTGCTGAGGCCCTTACGTCTGATCATCATCCTTGTAGAACAGATGAAAGAGCCAGAATTGAAAGCTCGGTAAGCATTCAAATCTCGAAACTGAGTTGGACATTAATTTTCTCACATGGAAGATAAAAGATTTAGAATGAAAGTTCGTAGACCTTGTGACTGATTGGATTTTGCTACTTATCCTTTGCAGGGTGGTTATGTGGATTGTTGCCGCGGTGTTTGGAGAATACAAGGGTCTCTTGCTGTTTCAAGAGGAATTGGAGATCGACAGCTAAAGCAGTGGGTTATAGCAGAACCAGAGACTCaagtcctaaaaataaatcCTGAATGCGAGTTCTTAATGTTAGCTTCTGACGGTCTTTGGGACAAGGTAATTTCAGAACAAGTCTTATTtcaattgtttttgtttgaagCAAActttcaaattgtttgaaattggATCTAAACAGAACGTTTTTTTCGTTCTTCCAGGTTACTAATCAAGAGGCAGTTGACGAAGTTCGCCCTCTATGCGTTGGAATTGATAAGCCAGAGCTGTTTTCTGCTTGTAAAAAGCTTGTTGATCTTTCAATAAGTAGAGGTTCCATGGACGATACAAGCGTGATGATAATCCAATTAGGCCGTTTTGTTTCGTAATACGCTTTTAGGGAAAAGGAGATTCAGATTATGACAGGTGACTTTTCTTTCGATGCAAGTGGGTTTTTGACTAAACTTGTAGCGTTAGAAGCTAGAAAGACTACTCTTCTGTGAATGACCTTTAGATTATGCTGCTGATATTGGCTTTAGTACTGACAATATACAAAGAAGCATTGCCGGTACTCGTGAAATTAATCTTAACAGTAGAACAGAAGTATCAGAAACGCATTACAGATTGTGTTACTTGTAAATTCACTTCAAATTTTATAATAAATGATCATACGCTATTACGCTTACCCTTGATTCCAATTTTCGTTCTTATGGTCTTATATTCTATTCTGTTGCACATTTTTGACAATCTTCTTTGCCTTTGTCTTCTTTAAGTCAACCCCAAGAGCACATGCTTTTTATATAGTAGTTGGACCTGGTCAGTCCTGTTTGGCAGCTGCAGGCTTAACATTCTAGTCTGCTAGAACGTTGTTCAATAATTGTTTTGTAGTGATTCTTGACGCAGTCTCCACCAGTCTTATTGCACTTCGCTTTCAGTACCTTATAAGTTAGAATCTACTGTTTCAAATCCTAAGTGACTGCGTTGTTAATGGACATCAGGACATGCCAAACGTTGATGAGCCTAATGTCTAATGGATAGTAAGCGAACACGGAACACGTGATAGTTAGTAGCGAATGCAAAAACTTTTCTTTTGAGGCGGTATTTATAGCCTGAGactgttttgcttgttttgttcACGTTGTCTTAGTCTCCTCAAGACAATTCATGGAACATCTTTCCTCGACCTATTTACATGTCGCCTACTCGCATTTTATCCCCCCGTGCCTAATCTCTATTTCGTGCAGTTGACCAGTTTCTTTGCTGCGGTACATGCTTATGGAATCACAAATGTCTACTTTGCTGTCTTTGCAGAACATTACCAAATGCCGATAGATGCATGACTGGACTGGGAATAGTCAATATTGGATAGGTATAACGAACTTGTAGCTCTTTCTACAAGCTTGTGCTGCATGATAAGTTCCGTACTGATAAAGATGCTTAAACATGAGCAACACATTGCCAGTCTAGCGACGATTTGGAAAAGAAATGTTTGACTGGTTCAGAGACTAAACAGCAGCATGCAATGATGCAAAAGAAGCTTCATGTTGATATAAATTTGCAAAAAGCCAAATACAGTTAAACATCGATCATTTGATCCGATGAGCAGCCGATCAcaccatctttttctttttgttgtcttcTGTACATTTTCCTCCGCCAATCACGTTACATCAAGAACAAGGGCAACGACAATAACTATGGTTATATGTGCGCTACCAGGATAGAATGATAGATAGACGtacttcatagttcatacatTTAAATTCATGATTTCATGCTAAGTAGCAGGAAGTCTTGTGTTATTCTCATGTTAGTTTCTTGATTTCGGAGGAATAAATGTTTGaaggaaaaatttcagtttagtaccctgaggTTTGATGGTAACATCATGTCAATCCGTGCCATTTCAATTTGATCaacaacacccctgtgcttttaatttcaatcagccgtgttcAAATTTTACTGTGCCGTCCAAATAAGACGTTTAGTTTGACGGAGGGGCCCACTTAAAGGGCTAAAAATGTCAtttcaaaaatattttcttcttttctcctcctctctgatggtttctctctctttctctctttctctcctccctctctgtCCTCTCCTCCTCTTGTCTTCTCCGATCGAGCTCTCTCCTCACCTCAGCCTCCATcgccttcttctttctctccctcCTGTACTCTGCATAGTCGTTCGACTTGGCTAGATCGTACTCTTCTGGCATCTTCATCTTTGTCTTCTGGGATTTTTCGGTTTCGTTTTTCCGTTTTGGTCTCTCCCCCTAGGAATGGATCGGAGAATGGCCAAACTGATTGGAGGTGTTTGGCTTGGGATTATCGATCTCCATAGACGACATCGACTTGGGATTGTCGATCTCCATAGACGACATCGTCTGGTTCTGGTTCTCTGTTTGGCTTGGGATTGTCAATCTTCGATGTTTCTGCATTTTCCGGTGACTCCGACCACTGTTTGACTtgcatgtggtatgaaaatTGATCCCCTCGTCATGCACTCCACTTTAGTCTACTTAGTTTTTCAATTCGATCGATTTTgactgattttggttttggggttgCTTCAGCCTCGTGGCTGTCTTTGACGCCGGCAAGTTTTTCCGGCACTTCTGGGCTTGTTCTGGCTTGACAACACTTGTGGATCAAACATTGAGAAGCTTGCGGGGTTGCAGCATCAAACATCATCAGTTCATCATCAACCCAGTTTCGGCAGTGAGTCAGGGGAGCTGAATTCGGTTGATCGATCGATGTCGATTTTCGAAGGTATTTCCCAAACTTTGAATCAAAGTGTGGAAGTTGAATGTATTGTGGTTGATTAAGTTCAGATCGAGTTCTCCCTGGTTATTGCTTTTATCAGATTGCAGTAACTATACTAGTTATTTGAGTTGAGAAGGAAATTTGGATGAGTTAATGAATTTGTTATTGGTTTTTGGACTGGAATTGGTTACTTGCGTTGTATGCTGATTGTAAAGTGTAGTAGAAAATGGTGATTTGAGTTTGT
Protein-coding regions in this window:
- the LOC133715226 gene encoding probable protein phosphatase 2C 25; protein product: MPCALAVPNSPIFSPSKIPSIFCRSSPSSCSSPRVLLHGPPPTPSSRSNNPLSSPKAFPARFQSQRHVISNCKKEPSGLGSGPALALKRKRPMRIDIPAAPVSFGVDSPKVEERVEAVEVDEDGYSVYCKRGKRGLMEDRYSAVVDLHDNTRQAFFGVFDGHGGSKAAEFAAKNLDKNIVGRLASGGEEKVMEAVKDGYLETDVEFLKEDVSGGACCVTALVQKGNLVVSNAGDCRAVMSRGGVAEALTSDHHPCRTDERARIESSGGYVDCCRGVWRIQGSLAVSRGIGDRQLKQWVIAEPETQVLKINPECEFLMLASDGLWDKVTNQEAVDEVRPLCVGIDKPELFSACKKLVDLSISRGSMDDTSVMIIQLGRFVS